In Buchnera aphidicola (Kaburagia rhusicola ensigallis), the following are encoded in one genomic region:
- the gndA gene encoding NADP-dependent phosphogluconate dehydrogenase, which produces MKKNQIGVVGMAVMGRNLTLNIARNKYTVSIFNRSSQITKQFIENHINQNIFPFFSIKEFVQSLETPRCIILMIKSGPAVDMVIALMKQYLNKGDIIIDGGNTFYKDTMRRNYELLKDELYLIGTGISGGEEGALYGPAIMPGGPKKSYDRIAPVLEKISAKFEGKPCVSYIGSDGSGHYVKMVHNGIEYSNMQLIAESYFLMKNLLKIDNKELSDIFYNWNQGELSSYLISITRDILITKDENDNYVLDYILDEASNKGTGTWTTKSALDLNEPLTLITESVFFRYISSLKSQRLLASKLLLGPKYHHVLRDKLDFIEKVRQALYLGKIISYSQGFSQLNSASKKYNWNLQYAEIARIFQSGCIIRAKILKYIHREYLKNTNVVNLLLTSYFKNIVNKYQDSLRYIVSISIQCGIPIPVLSSAITYFDCYRSDILPANLIQAQRDYFGAHTYKRIDNSHCFHTNWKKV; this is translated from the coding sequence ATGAAAAAAAACCAAATTGGTGTTGTTGGAATGGCAGTAATGGGTCGAAATTTAACTTTAAATATAGCGCGTAATAAATATACTGTTTCGATATTTAATCGTTCATCTCAAATTACTAAACAATTTATTGAGAATCATATAAATCAAAATATATTTCCTTTTTTTTCAATTAAAGAATTTGTTCAATCTTTAGAAACACCTCGATGTATTATTTTAATGATTAAATCTGGACCAGCTGTTGATATGGTAATTGCATTGATGAAACAGTATCTCAATAAAGGAGATATTATTATTGATGGAGGAAATACTTTTTATAAAGATACTATGCGTCGCAATTATGAGTTGTTAAAAGATGAATTATATTTAATTGGAACAGGTATTTCAGGAGGTGAAGAAGGCGCGTTATATGGCCCTGCTATTATGCCTGGCGGTCCAAAAAAATCTTATGATCGCATTGCTCCAGTTTTAGAAAAAATTTCTGCAAAATTTGAAGGAAAACCATGCGTTAGTTACATTGGTTCTGATGGATCAGGACATTATGTTAAAATGGTTCATAATGGAATTGAATACAGTAATATGCAATTAATAGCAGAATCTTATTTTCTCATGAAAAATTTATTAAAAATAGATAATAAAGAATTATCTGACATTTTTTATAATTGGAATCAAGGTGAGTTAAGTAGTTATTTAATATCCATTACTCGAGATATATTAATTACGAAAGATGAAAATGATAACTATGTATTAGATTACATATTAGATGAAGCTAGTAATAAGGGTACAGGAACATGGACTACTAAAAGTGCATTAGATCTTAATGAACCTTTAACTTTAATTACTGAATCAGTTTTTTTTCGTTATATATCATCTTTAAAATCACAACGTTTGTTAGCATCAAAGTTATTATTAGGGCCTAAATATCATCATGTGTTACGTGATAAGTTAGATTTTATTGAAAAAGTGCGACAAGCATTATATTTAGGAAAGATTATATCTTATTCTCAAGGATTTTCGCAATTAAATAGTGCATCTAAAAAATATAACTGGAATTTACAATATGCAGAAATAGCTCGTATCTTCCAATCTGGATGTATCATTCGTGCGAAAATTTTAAAATATATTCATCGAGAGTATTTAAAAAACACCAATGTAGTTAATTTATTATTAACTTCTTATTTTAAAAATATTGTTAATAAATACCAAGATTCATTGCGATATATCGTGTCTATTTCTATTCAATGTGGAATTCCAATACCTGTATTATCATCCGCTATTACGTATTTTGATTGTTATCGTTCTGATATTTTACCTGCGAATTTAATTCAAGCACAAAGAGATTATTTTGGAGCTCATACATATAAAAGGATTGATAATTCTCATTGTTTCCATACTAATTGGAAAAAAGTATAA
- the hisIE gene encoding bifunctional phosphoribosyl-AMP cyclohydrolase/phosphoribosyl-ATP diphosphatase HisIE, with amino-acid sequence MLKTINVYDINWKKVNNMVPVIVQHNISGEVLMHGFMNQQAFLATQNENYVTFYSRTKKRLWKKGETSKNYLRVVNMILDCDQDALLILVIPKGNTCHLNNVSCFKSFVSDLTFFYHLENFLKSKKLYSSETSYTSSLHNIGVNRISQKVAEEASETVIAAVTKNKVEFINEATDLIYHLLVLLHHYDLDFSTIIANLRKRRNHESNVA; translated from the coding sequence ATGTTAAAAACAATTAATGTTTATGATATAAATTGGAAAAAAGTTAACAATATGGTTCCTGTTATTGTTCAACATAATATTTCTGGTGAAGTTTTAATGCATGGATTTATGAATCAACAAGCTTTTTTAGCAACACAAAATGAAAATTATGTTACCTTTTATTCACGTACTAAGAAACGATTGTGGAAAAAAGGAGAAACTTCTAAAAATTATTTAAGGGTAGTGAACATGATTCTTGATTGCGATCAAGATGCATTATTGATTTTAGTGATCCCTAAAGGTAATACATGTCATTTAAATAATGTTAGTTGTTTTAAATCTTTTGTTTCAGATCTAACTTTTTTTTATCACTTAGAGAATTTTTTAAAATCTAAAAAGTTATATAGTTCTGAAACTTCGTATACTTCTAGTTTGCATAACATAGGTGTTAATAGAATATCTCAAAAAGTAGCTGAAGAAGCTTCGGAAACAGTTATTGCAGCTGTAACGAAAAACAAAGTGGAGTTTATTAACGAAGCTACTGATTTAATTTATCATTTGTTAGTACTATTACATCATTATGATTTAGATTTTTCTACAATTATTGCTAATTTGCGAAAAAGAAGAAATCATGAAAGTAATGTAGCGTAA